The Actinomycetota bacterium genome window below encodes:
- a CDS encoding gluconate 2-dehydrogenase subunit 3 family protein, producing MPDLSRRRFLQAAGMLPLAAMLPGKTLADALAAPATQGFEFFDDHQAAVVCEATARIIPGPEDDPLEAGHPGAREANVVRYVDLMLAAFGVDPPRIHAGGPWSDRAGGAKNHMASFVDLSPVQEKLWRARIAKLQQQYVAGIAALDLAAGGDFAGASTDDQDAALADAGPFLDLLFVHAIEGTYSIPEYGGNEGLAGWNEIRYPGDSQPRGYTPAEVGESDGVDPIVLDLAVSAAIANFDQAVSLMLKRRAHGR from the coding sequence ATGCCCGACCTCTCTCGGAGACGCTTCCTCCAGGCTGCGGGGATGCTGCCGCTCGCCGCGATGCTGCCCGGCAAGACCCTGGCCGACGCCCTCGCCGCGCCGGCGACCCAAGGGTTCGAGTTCTTCGACGACCATCAGGCCGCCGTCGTTTGCGAGGCGACCGCGCGCATCATCCCGGGCCCCGAGGACGACCCGCTCGAGGCCGGGCATCCCGGCGCCCGTGAGGCCAACGTCGTTCGGTACGTCGACCTCATGCTCGCCGCGTTCGGCGTCGATCCGCCGCGGATCCACGCGGGCGGTCCGTGGAGCGACCGGGCCGGCGGAGCGAAGAACCACATGGCGAGCTTCGTGGATCTGTCGCCGGTGCAGGAGAAGCTCTGGCGCGCCCGGATCGCGAAGCTGCAGCAGCAGTACGTCGCCGGGATCGCGGCGCTCGACCTAGCGGCCGGCGGCGACTTCGCTGGCGCCTCGACCGATGATCAGGACGCGGCGCTCGCCGACGCCGGGCCGTTCCTCGACCTTCTCTTCGTCCACGCGATCGAAGGCACGTACTCGATCCCGGAGTACGGCGGGAACGAAGGGCTCGCGGGGTGGAACGAGATCCGCTACCCGGGCGACTCCCAGCCGCGCGGCTACACGCCGGCGGAGGTCGGAGAGTCGGACGGCGTCGACCCGATCGTGCTCGACCTCGCGGTGAGCGCCGCGATCGCGAACTTCGACCAAGCGGTCTCGCTGATGCTCAAGCGGAGGGCGCATGGCCGATAA
- a CDS encoding NAD(P)-binding protein, producing MADKAIVVGSGPGGSTAAMVLAEAGFDVAIIEKGNNYFRDLTSPTPKTLFSNDELKSAGRAFEDPDVEAEPRSYRRHASDAEPLATGFVNQLPTTVGGGTVHWDAKTPRFWDIDFSKLSMLGPVD from the coding sequence ATGGCCGATAAGGCGATCGTCGTCGGCTCGGGCCCCGGCGGCAGCACCGCCGCGATGGTGCTCGCCGAAGCGGGCTTCGACGTCGCCATCATCGAGAAGGGCAACAACTACTTCCGCGACCTCACCAGCCCGACGCCGAAGACACTGTTCTCCAACGACGAGCTGAAGAGTGCCGGCCGCGCGTTCGAGGACCCGGACGTCGAGGCCGAGCCCCGCTCCTACCGGCGCCACGCGTCCGACGCCGAGCCGCTCGCGACCGGCTTCGTCAACCAGCTCCCGACGACCGTCGGCGGCGGGACGGTGCACTGGGACGCGAAGACGCCGCGGTTCTGGGACATCGACTTCTCGAAGCTGTCCATGCTCGGGCCGGTCGACG